From Lysobacter silvisoli, the proteins below share one genomic window:
- a CDS encoding UPF0149 family protein codes for MELPALSAVDAQSRQLALAATPSELHGALCGWLAGGGASVRDWPGKVLADNDLGTPDNGSPLDQLRLASAAQLSDRSFEFSLLLPDADASLAERSGALFDWCRGFLSAFGLAGASANALSVEGREALGDLAKLAAAQPQDDGDEEDEEALAEIEEFVRVAALLLHGDIVLAAQHRQRLN; via the coding sequence ATCGAACTGCCCGCGTTGTCCGCCGTCGACGCCCAGAGCCGCCAACTGGCCCTAGCCGCTACGCCTTCCGAACTCCATGGCGCCCTGTGCGGCTGGCTCGCCGGCGGCGGCGCCTCCGTGCGCGATTGGCCGGGCAAGGTGCTGGCCGACAACGACCTGGGCACGCCCGACAACGGCAGCCCCTTGGACCAGCTGCGCCTGGCCAGCGCCGCGCAGTTGTCCGACCGCAGTTTCGAATTCTCGCTGCTGCTGCCCGATGCCGACGCCTCGCTCGCCGAGCGCAGCGGCGCGTTGTTCGACTGGTGCCGCGGTTTTCTCAGCGCCTTCGGCCTGGCCGGCGCCTCGGCCAATGCGCTGTCGGTGGAAGGCCGCGAAGCGCTGGGCGATCTGGCCAAGCTCGCCGCCGCGCAGCCGCAGGACGACGGCGACGAAGAGGACGAGGAAGCGCTGGCCGAGATCGAGGAATTCGTGCGCGTGGCCGCGCTGCTGCTGCACGGCGATATCGTGCTGGCCGCGCAGCACCGGCAGCGCCTGAACTGA
- a CDS encoding LysR family transcriptional regulator, protein MDLLRAMAVFVSVADRGSFASAAQAQRLSAVMVGKHIRQLEEHLGARLLQRDTRKQRLTEAGAAFLEEARLALEQVRRAETVAERLQDHSRPRGRLRITAPLTLGTHAVAPVVTAFLRAYPEVSVDLALADRMSDLIAEGFDAAIRIGPLSDSDHLVARPLRPYRMIVCASPDYLRERGTPRSPSELPQHSCLNHLLWHPNTGWRFASLGGEPLRLSGRFASNHGEALRRAALDGCGILLQPEVLLAEDLAAGRLVPLFENDLPPPRPVHLLYPRDRQPPPKLSRFVEAVMEAMGA, encoded by the coding sequence ATGGACCTGCTGCGCGCGATGGCGGTATTCGTTTCGGTCGCCGACCGCGGCAGCTTCGCCTCGGCCGCGCAGGCGCAACGCCTGTCGGCGGTGATGGTCGGCAAGCACATCCGTCAGCTCGAGGAACACCTGGGCGCGCGCCTGCTCCAGCGCGACACCCGCAAGCAGCGGCTGACCGAAGCGGGCGCGGCCTTTCTGGAGGAAGCGCGGCTGGCGCTGGAACAGGTGCGCCGCGCCGAGACCGTGGCCGAGCGCCTGCAGGACCACAGCCGCCCGCGCGGCCGCCTGCGCATCACCGCGCCGCTGACCCTGGGCACGCATGCGGTGGCACCGGTGGTCACCGCCTTCCTGCGCGCCTATCCCGAGGTGTCGGTGGACCTGGCCCTGGCCGACCGCATGAGCGACCTGATCGCAGAAGGTTTCGACGCGGCGATCCGCATCGGCCCGCTGTCCGACTCCGATCACCTGGTCGCGCGCCCGCTGCGCCCCTACCGCATGATCGTCTGCGCCTCGCCCGACTACCTGCGCGAACGCGGCACTCCGCGCAGCCCCAGCGAGCTGCCGCAACACAGCTGCCTCAATCACCTGCTCTGGCACCCCAACACCGGCTGGCGCTTCGCCAGCCTGGGCGGCGAACCGCTGCGCCTGAGCGGCCGCTTCGCCTCCAACCACGGCGAGGCTCTGCGCCGCGCCGCGCTGGACGGCTGCGGCATCCTGCTGCAGCCCGAAGTGCTGCTGGCCGAAGACCTGGCCGCCGGCCGCCTGGTGCCGCTGTTCGAAAACGACCTGCCGCCGCCGCGGCCGGTGCATCTGCTGTATCCGCGCGATCGACAGCCGCCGCCGAAACTGAGCCGCTTCGTGGAGGCGGTGATGGAGGCGATGGGGGCTTAG
- a CDS encoding aminopeptidase P N-terminal domain-containing protein, giving the protein MTLASNIPAKAYARRRKQLMRMAGDDAILVLPAANELIRSRDTHYPYRQDSDLWYLTGFPEPEAVLVLVPGRKHGETLLFCRERDLEREGWDGPRFGPEGAVEAFGLDDAYPIADLDDILPGLLEGRSRVYYHFGRDQEFDLKLIGWLNRVRAMVRQGAQPPHEFLELGHLLDEMRLFKDRDELKLMQRAADISVLAHEAAMRAARAGVREYELQAELERVFRMHDAEPAYGSIVGAGANGCVLHYRANNGQARDGDLVLIDAGAEFRGYAADITRTFPVNGRFSEPQRALHDLVGAAQAAALAQARPGVSYEAGHNAAVETLTEGLLRLGLLKGKLEKNIADGSYRRFYRHKTGHWLGLDVHDVGEYRIDGESRLLEPGMVFTIEPGLYVSHDDTSVDPKWRGIGIRTEDDVLVTKDGYQVLTDKLARSADEIEAFMAK; this is encoded by the coding sequence ATGACGCTAGCTTCGAACATTCCCGCCAAGGCCTACGCCCGCCGCCGCAAGCAGCTCATGCGCATGGCCGGCGACGATGCCATCCTGGTGCTGCCGGCGGCCAACGAGCTCATCCGCAGCCGCGACACCCATTACCCGTACCGGCAGGATTCGGACCTGTGGTACCTCACCGGCTTCCCCGAACCCGAAGCGGTGCTGGTGCTGGTGCCCGGCCGCAAGCACGGCGAGACCCTGCTGTTCTGCCGCGAACGCGACCTGGAGCGCGAAGGCTGGGACGGCCCGCGCTTCGGCCCGGAAGGCGCGGTCGAGGCCTTCGGCCTGGACGACGCCTACCCCATCGCCGATCTGGACGACATCCTGCCCGGCCTGCTGGAAGGCCGCTCGCGCGTGTACTACCACTTCGGCCGCGACCAGGAGTTCGACCTCAAGCTGATCGGCTGGCTCAACCGCGTGCGCGCGATGGTGCGCCAGGGCGCGCAGCCGCCGCACGAGTTCCTGGAGCTGGGCCACCTGCTCGACGAGATGCGTCTGTTCAAGGACCGCGACGAGCTCAAGCTGATGCAGCGCGCGGCCGATATCAGCGTGCTCGCGCACGAGGCGGCCATGCGCGCTGCGCGCGCCGGCGTGCGCGAGTACGAGCTGCAGGCCGAACTGGAACGGGTGTTCCGCATGCACGATGCCGAGCCGGCCTACGGCAGCATCGTCGGCGCCGGCGCCAACGGCTGCGTGCTGCATTACCGCGCCAACAACGGCCAGGCGCGCGACGGCGATCTGGTGCTGATCGACGCCGGCGCCGAGTTCCGCGGCTACGCCGCCGACATCACCCGCACGTTCCCGGTCAACGGCCGTTTCAGCGAGCCGCAGCGCGCGCTGCACGATCTGGTCGGCGCGGCCCAGGCCGCGGCGCTGGCGCAGGCGCGCCCGGGCGTGTCCTACGAGGCCGGCCACAACGCGGCAGTGGAGACGCTGACCGAGGGCTTGCTGCGCCTGGGGCTGCTCAAGGGCAAGCTGGAGAAGAACATCGCCGACGGCAGCTACCGGCGTTTCTACCGGCACAAGACCGGGCACTGGCTGGGCTTGGACGTGCACGATGTGGGCGAGTACCGCATCGACGGCGAGTCGCGTCTGTTGGAACCGGGCATGGTGTTCACCATCGAGCCGGGCCTGTACGTGTCGCACGACGACACCAGCGTGGACCCGAAGTGGCGCGGCATCGGCATCCGCACGGAGGACGACGTGTTGGTGACCAAGGATGGCTATCAGGTGCTGACCGACAAGCTGGCGCGCAGCGCCGACGAAATCGAAGCGTTCATGGCCAAGTAG